Proteins from a single region of Coregonus clupeaformis isolate EN_2021a chromosome 19, ASM2061545v1, whole genome shotgun sequence:
- the LOC121531901 gene encoding chromodomain-helicase-DNA-binding protein 2-like isoform X1 translates to MKNKNKKQENEGSTQSNASSNSASEDSNHSGSESGSQSESEQGRERRRSHHSGESNSSSESGSQSGSQSESQQALAEVNDKPPVKKKDNLADVKKMWEEHPDVYGVRRSNRSRQEPARLNIGAGGSSDSEGECPKRKVPRQKKKENTWKGDDSDDDDDDDDEEEEEQEDDDASSADSEHEEKKVRSRRLPARRPQTKSSTIKKQQPPKGRKTRKQESSVEEDDDDDDDEDTPKRQTRRRLAAKVSYKEDQNDFETDSDDLIEMEGAEVEPEDDSETIEKIMDTRTGKKGACGASTTQYAVEENGDPGADFDPEKDEGETHYLIKWKGWSYIHNTWESIDSLPQQKVKGLKKLENFKKKNSELNAWLNKASPEDSEYYNCQQELTTDLNKQFHILERVIATKTGKTQGPSDFPSHSHKNASSSNEPEYLCKWMGLPYSECSWEDGALLGKKFQHCIDSFTNRNSSKTVPSKDCKVSEVLKQRPRFVALKKQPSYIGDENLQLRDYQLDGLNWLAHSWCRCNSVILADEMGLGKTIQTISFLSYMFHQHQLYGPSLVVVPLSTLTSWQREFDTWAPDMNVVVYLGDVMSRKSIRDYEWVCHQTKRIKFNALITTYEILLKDKAVLGNINWAFLGVDEAHRLKNDDSLLYKTLIEFRSNHRLLITGTPLQNSLKELWSLLHFLMPDKFENWEDFESEHGKGTDNGYQSLHKVLEPFLLRRVKKDVEKSLPAKVEQILRVDMSAVQKQYYKWILTRNFRALQKGTRGSSSGFLNIVMELKKCTNHGFLIKQPEEECDTQQEHLQALVRGSGKLVLLDKLLTRLRERGNRVLIFSQMVRMLDILAEYLALKRYPFQRLDGSIKGEIRKQALDHFNAEGSEDFCFLLSTRAGGLGINLASADTVVIFDSDWNPQNDLQAQARAHRIGQKKQVNIYRLVTKGSVEEDIIERAKKKMVLDHLVIQRMDTTGRTVLDNNSGNSNSNPFNKDELTAILKFGAEDLFKEAEGEETEPTEMDIDEILRLAETRESDQGSSATDELLSQFKVANFSNMEESAPDLVERTVPDWDDIIPEDQRRKLEEEQKQKEMEDVYMLPRSRSSNKRAQANDSDSDVGSKLKHRSSGSESETDDSGDDKKPKRRGRPRARKNNVEGFTDAEIRRFIKAYKKFGAPLERLECIARDSELVEKSQADLKRLGELIHNSCVTAVQEHEEHLRENPSEAKGPGKRRGINIKISGVQVNAKSIIQHEEEFEPLHKVVPANPAERNKFQLTCRVKVPHFDVDWDLQDDTQLLLGVYEHGYGNWDLMKTDPDLKLADKILPGDPEKKPQGKQLQGRTDYLLKMLKKEVDSNDVTKEEAKVRKRKPRVKKENKAPKDEQGNDISSPRLSDNPSEEGEVRDDGTEKTPTKKRQKKKDNKENKEKQGTPKKEKEVDKDKKRPKTKKEKAKGAKGKKPQGPVHITAGSDPVPIGEDDDELDQETFSICKERMRPVKKALKQLDKPDEGLSVQEQLQHTRTCLLKIGDRITECLKAYSDPEHVKTWRRNLWIFVSKFTEFGARKLHKLYKMAQKKRSQEEEKEHRKKGDDPSGRKKPFRAEPSGSSRDSTSTQPSSKSHPGMPRPSPTSPHGHHREGYNKSNNRHFGNDDRGDWQRDRKYNYPGNSNQSWQGERHHPYDAHRYKDHHYGDRRPREDSYRSSSSSYRSGSSNSPRKRPYDQYDNDQDHRDRRAYYDRHPDAKRRRGDDFRPPQDFRSGGGHPQDFRGRMLEQRGPTGPEHFTRPYPDNKPPPLLDPRSSQAQKSPQDSRSPTAERTAEQKAAGADLNWNNRMT, encoded by the exons ATGAAGAATAAGAATAAAAAGCAAGAAAATGAAGGTTCGACTCAAAGCAACGCATCAAG CAATTCGGCCTCAGAAGACTCGAACCACTCTGGGTCGGAGTCTGGGAGTCAGTCGGAGAGTGAACAgggcagggagaggagaagatCGCACCACTCTGGAGAGTCCAACAGTTCCTCTGAATCTGGGAGCCAGTCCGGGTCTCAGAGTGAATCCCAGCAGGCCTTAGCAGAGGTCAACGACAAACCACCAGTTAAAAAGAAAGACAATCTGGCAGATGTAAAGAAG ATGTGGGAAGAGCATCCAGATGTCTATGGGGTCAGGCGATCAAATCGCAGTAGGCAAGAACCTGCTCGTCTCAATATTGGAGCTGGG GGTAGCAGTGACTCAGAAGGTGAATGTCCTAAAAGAAAAGTACCACGACAAAAGAAGAAAGA AAATACCTGGAAAGGTGATGACtcggatgatgatgatgatgatgatgatgaggaggaggaggagcaggaagatgATGATGCCAGCAGTGCAGACAGTGAGCATGAAGAGAAAAAAGTTAGATCCAGACGACTTCCTGCTAGAAG ACCACAGACCAAATCATCTACAATCAAAAAACAGCAGCCTCCGAAGGGAAGGAAAACCAGGAAACAAGAGTCATCTGTGGAGGAAGATGATGATGACGACGATGATGAAGATACCCCAAAGAGACAAACCCGGCGAAGGCTGGCTGCCAAAGTCAG TTACAAGGAGGACCAGAATGACTTTGAGACGGATTCTGACGACctgatagagatggagggagctgaGGTAGAGCCGGAAGATGACAGTGAGACCATTGAGAAGATCATGGACACCAGAACAGGCAAAAAAGGAG CCTGTGGTGCTTCCACTACCCAGTATGCTGTGGAGGAAAATGGGGATCCAGGAGCAGACTTTGACCCTGAGAAGGATGAAGGAGAGACCCATTACCTGATCAAGTGGAAAGGCTGGTCCTATATCCACAACACCTGGGAGAGCATCGACTCCCTCCCTCAACAGAAGGTCAAGGGACTCAAGAAACTAGAGAACTTCAAGAAGAAAAACAGTGAGCTCAATGCTTG GTTGAACAAAGCATCCCCTGAGGATTCAGAATACTACAACTGCCAACAAGAGCTAACCACTGACTTAAATAAGCAGTTCCACATTTTGGAAAGAGTCATTG CGACTAAAACCGGGAAGACACAGGGACCCTCTGATTTCCCCT CTCACAGCCACAAGAATGCGTCGTCGTCCAATGAGCCTGAGTACCTGTGTAAGTGGATGGGCCTGCCCTATTCAGAGTGCAGCTGGGAGGATGGAGCTCTGCTGGGGAAGAAGTTCCAGCACTGTATAGACAGCTTCACCAACAGGAACTCCAGCAAAACAGTTCCCTCCAAAGACTGCAAAGTGAGTGAG GTGTTGAAACAGAGGCCCAGATTTGTTGCACTAAAGAAGCAGCCATCGTACATTGGGGATGAGAACCTGCAGCTGAGAGATTACCAGCTAGATGGACTGAACTGGCTGGCTCACTCTTGGTGCAG GTGCAATAGTGTGATCCTGGCTGATGAGATGGGTCTGGGGAAAACCATCCAGACCATCTCGTTCCTGTCCTACATGTTCCACCAGCACCAGCTGTATGGGCCCTCCCTGGTGGTGGTGCCCCTGTCCACCCTCACCTCCTGGCAGAGAGAGTTTGACACCTGGGCCCCCGACATGAACGTGGTGGTCTACCTGGGAGATGTGATGAGCAGAAAATCG ATCCGTGACTATGAGTGGGTATGCCATCAGACAAAGAGAATAAAGTTCAATGCACTTATAACCACGTATGAAATTCTACTGAAAGACAAG GCAGTGTTGGGGAACATAAACTGGGCCTTCCTGGGTGTGGACGAAGCTCACAGGCTGAAGAATGACGACTCCCTGTTGTACAAAACCCTGATCGAGTTCCGGTCCAACCACAGACTTCTAATCACAGGGACGCCACTGCAGAACTCTCTCAAAGAGCTGTGGTCCCTTCTGCACTTCCTCATGCCTGACAA GTTTGAGAATTGGGAAGATTTTGAAAGCGAGCATGGTAAAGGGACTGACAATGGCTACCAGAGCCTCCACAAAGTCCTTGAGCCCTTCCTCCTGAGGCGTGTCAAGAAGGATGTGGAGAAATCCCTGCCTGCTAAGGTAGAACAGATCCTTCGTGTGGACATGTCCGCCGTGCAGAAGCAGTACTACAA GTGGATTCTGACCAGGAACTTCAGAGCCCTGCAGAAAGGCACCCGAGGCAGCTCCTCTGGTTTCCTCAACATCGTCATGGAGCTAAAGAAGTGCACTAACCATGGTTTCCTCATCAAGCAGCCCGAGGAGGAGTGTGACACTCAACAGGAGCACCTGCAG GCGTTGGTGAGGGGCAGTGGGAAGCTGGTGCTACTGGACAAGCTGCTGACCAGACTTCGGGAGAGGGGCAACCGAGTCCTCATCTTCTCCCAGATGGTGCGGATGTTGGACATCCTGGCTGAGTACCTGGCCCTGAAGCGCTACCCATTCCAG CGCCTGGACGGTTCCATAAAGGGAGAAATACGAAAACAGGCACTTGACCACTTTAATGCTGAAGGCTCTGAG GACTTCTGTTTTCTGCTATCCACCAGGGCTGGAGGGCTGGGGATCAACCTGGCATCTGCAGACACTGTGGTCATCTTTGACTCTGACTGGAATCCTCAGAACGACCTGCAGGCTCAGGCCAGGGCTCACAGGATTGGCCAGAAGAAACAG GTGAATATCTATCGCTTGGTCACAAAAGGATCTGTGGAGGAAGACATTATTGAGAGAGCCAAGAAGAAGATGGTTTTGGACCATCTTGTTATTCAGAGAATGGACACCACTGGTCGAACTGTACTGGATAACAACTCTGGAAATTCTAA TTCCAACCCATTCAACAAAGATGAGTTGACTGCCATCCTGAAGTTTGGAGCTGAAGATCTTTTcaaagaggcagagggagaggagactgaacctaCG GAGATGGATATTGATGAGATCTTGCGGTTGGCTGAAACCAGAGAAAGCGACCAGGGATCAAGTGCCACAGATGAGCTTCTCTCTCAGTTCAAG GTGGCCAACTTCTCCAACATGGAGGAGAGTGCTCCAGACCTGGTGGAGCGGACGGTGCCTGACTGGGACGACATCATCCCTGAGGACCAGAGGCGGAAGCTGGAGGAGGAGCAGAAGCAGAAGGAGATGGAGGACGTCTACATGCTGCCCAGGAGCAGGAGCTCCAATAAAAGG GCCCAGGCCAACGACAGTGACAGTGACGTTGGCTCCAAGCTGAAGCACCGCTCTTCAGGCTCTGAGAGCGAGACTGACGACAGCGGTGATGACAAGAAGCCAAAGAGGAGAGGCAGGCCCAGAGCCCGCAAGAACAACGTGGAGGGTTTCACTGATGCAGAGATCCGCAG GTTTATCAAGGCTTACAAGAAATTTGGAGCTCCGCTTGAAAGGCTAGAGTGCATTGCCCGGGACTCTGAGCTGGTGGAAAAATCTCAGGCAGACCTGAAGAGACTGGGAGAGCTGATCCACAACAGTTGTGTGACGGCTGTCCAAGAGCACGAAGAGCACCTCAGAGAGAACCCCAGTGAag CCAAAGGTCCTGGGAAGCGCAGAGGTATAAACATCAAGATCTCAGGAGTGCAGGTCAATGCCAAGTCCATCATTCAGCATGAGGAGGAGTTTGAGCCACTGCACAAAGTTGTGCCAGCTAATCCTGCTGAGAGAAACAA GTTCCAACTGACCTGCAGAGTGAAGGTGCCTCACTTTGACGTGGACTGGGATCTGCAGGATGACACTCAACTGTTGCTGGGGGTCTATGAGCATGGCTACGGCAACTGGGATCTGATGAAGACAGATCCGGATCTCAAACTTGCAGACAAG ATTCTCCCCGGTGACCCAGAAAAGAAACCCCAAGGGAAGCAGTTGCAGGGCAGAACAGACTACCTTCTGAAGATGTTGAAGAAAGAAGTGGACAGTAACGATGTCACTAAGGAGGAG GCCAAAGTGAGGAAGAGGAAGCCTCGGGTGAAGAAAGAGAACAAGGCCCCTAAAGATGAGCAGGGCAATGACATCTCCTCCCCTCGCCTGTCAGACAACCCCTCCGAGGAAGGGGAGGTGAGG gatgACGGGACAGAAAAAACTCCCACAAAGAAGAGACAGAAGAAGAAGGATAACAAAGAGAACAAAGAAAAACAGGGAACTCCTAAAAAAGAGAAAGAGGTGGACAAAGACAAAAAACGTCCCAAGACAAAAAAAGAAAAG GCTAAAGGAGCCAAAGGGAAGAAGCCCCAGGGGCCGGTCCACATTACTGCTGGGAGTGACCCTGTTCCCATTGGAGAGGACGATGACGAGCTGGACCAGGAGACCTTCAGCATA TGTAAGGAGCGCATGAGGCCGGTGAAGAAGGCCCTGAAACAGCTGGATAAGCCTGACGAGGGCCTGTCTGTTCAGGAGCAGCTCCAACACACACGCACCTGCCTGCTGAAGATAGGAGACCGCATCACTGAGTGCCTTAAAGCCTACAGCGACCCAGAGCATGTCAAAACATGGCGTCG GAATCTCTGGATATTTGTGTCCAAGTTCACGGAGTTCGGCGCGAGGAAGCTTCACAAGCTGTACAAGATGGCTCAGAAGAAGCGGTctcaggaggaggag AAGGAGCATAGAAAAAAGGGGGATGACCCGTCGGGCAGGAAGAAGCCTTTCAGAGCAGAGCCGTCAGGTTCCAGTCGAGACTCCACCAGCACCCAGCCATCGTCTAAGTCTCATCCAGGCATGCCTCGCCCCTCTCCCACATCCCCCCATGGTCACCACAGAGAAGGCTACAACAAGTCCAACAACAGACACTTTGGAAATGATG ATCGAGGAGATTGGCAGAGAGATCGTAAATACAACTACCCTGGAAATAGCAACCAGTCCTGGCAAGGCGAGCGACATCATCCATATGATGCCCATCGGTATAAGGACCATCACTATGGCGACCGTCGTCCACGTGAAGACTCCTACCGCAGCAGCTCTAGTAGTTACCGTAGCGGTAGCAGCAACTCCCCTCGGAAGAGGCCATATGACCAGTATGACAACGACCAGGATCACAGGGACCGGCGGGCATATTACGACAG ACATCCAGACGCGAAGCGGAGACGCGGCGATGACTTCCGTCCTCCCCAAGACTTCAGGAGtggaggaggccatccccaggaCTTCAGGGGGAGGATGCTGGAGCAAAGGGGGCCGACAGGGCCAGAACACTTCACCCGGCCCTATCCAGACAACAAACCCCCTCCCCTGCTGGACCCACGGTCCTCACAGGCTCAGAAGTCCCCCCAGGACTCACGCTCGCCAACCGCAGAGCGGACTGCAGAGCAGAAAGCAGCTGGGGCtgatttaaactggaacaacagGATGACATGA
- the LOC121531901 gene encoding chromodomain-helicase-DNA-binding protein 2-like isoform X2, producing the protein MKNKNKKQENEGSTQSNASSNSASEDSNHSGSESGSQSESEQGRERRRSHHSGESNSSSESGSQSGSQSESQQALAEVNDKPPVKKKDNLADVKKMWEEHPDVYGVRRSNRSRQEPARLNIGAGGSSDSEGECPKRKVPRQKKKENTWKGDDSDDDDDDDDEEEEEQEDDDASSADSEHEEKKVRSRRLPARRPQTKSSTIKKQQPPKGRKTRKQESSVEEDDDDDDDEDTPKRQTRRRLAAKVSYKEDQNDFETDSDDLIEMEGAEVEPEDDSETIEKIMDTRTGKKGACGASTTQYAVEENGDPGADFDPEKDEGETHYLIKWKGWSYIHNTWESIDSLPQQKVKGLKKLENFKKKNSELNAWLNKASPEDSEYYNCQQELTTDLNKQFHILERVIATKTGKTQGPSDFPSHSHKNASSSNEPEYLCKWMGLPYSECSWEDGALLGKKFQHCIDSFTNRNSSKTVPSKDCKVLKQRPRFVALKKQPSYIGDENLQLRDYQLDGLNWLAHSWCRCNSVILADEMGLGKTIQTISFLSYMFHQHQLYGPSLVVVPLSTLTSWQREFDTWAPDMNVVVYLGDVMSRKSIRDYEWVCHQTKRIKFNALITTYEILLKDKAVLGNINWAFLGVDEAHRLKNDDSLLYKTLIEFRSNHRLLITGTPLQNSLKELWSLLHFLMPDKFENWEDFESEHGKGTDNGYQSLHKVLEPFLLRRVKKDVEKSLPAKVEQILRVDMSAVQKQYYKWILTRNFRALQKGTRGSSSGFLNIVMELKKCTNHGFLIKQPEEECDTQQEHLQALVRGSGKLVLLDKLLTRLRERGNRVLIFSQMVRMLDILAEYLALKRYPFQRLDGSIKGEIRKQALDHFNAEGSEDFCFLLSTRAGGLGINLASADTVVIFDSDWNPQNDLQAQARAHRIGQKKQVNIYRLVTKGSVEEDIIERAKKKMVLDHLVIQRMDTTGRTVLDNNSGNSNSNPFNKDELTAILKFGAEDLFKEAEGEETEPTEMDIDEILRLAETRESDQGSSATDELLSQFKVANFSNMEESAPDLVERTVPDWDDIIPEDQRRKLEEEQKQKEMEDVYMLPRSRSSNKRAQANDSDSDVGSKLKHRSSGSESETDDSGDDKKPKRRGRPRARKNNVEGFTDAEIRRFIKAYKKFGAPLERLECIARDSELVEKSQADLKRLGELIHNSCVTAVQEHEEHLRENPSEAKGPGKRRGINIKISGVQVNAKSIIQHEEEFEPLHKVVPANPAERNKFQLTCRVKVPHFDVDWDLQDDTQLLLGVYEHGYGNWDLMKTDPDLKLADKILPGDPEKKPQGKQLQGRTDYLLKMLKKEVDSNDVTKEEAKVRKRKPRVKKENKAPKDEQGNDISSPRLSDNPSEEGEVRDDGTEKTPTKKRQKKKDNKENKEKQGTPKKEKEVDKDKKRPKTKKEKAKGAKGKKPQGPVHITAGSDPVPIGEDDDELDQETFSICKERMRPVKKALKQLDKPDEGLSVQEQLQHTRTCLLKIGDRITECLKAYSDPEHVKTWRRNLWIFVSKFTEFGARKLHKLYKMAQKKRSQEEEKEHRKKGDDPSGRKKPFRAEPSGSSRDSTSTQPSSKSHPGMPRPSPTSPHGHHREGYNKSNNRHFGNDDRGDWQRDRKYNYPGNSNQSWQGERHHPYDAHRYKDHHYGDRRPREDSYRSSSSSYRSGSSNSPRKRPYDQYDNDQDHRDRRAYYDRHPDAKRRRGDDFRPPQDFRSGGGHPQDFRGRMLEQRGPTGPEHFTRPYPDNKPPPLLDPRSSQAQKSPQDSRSPTAERTAEQKAAGADLNWNNRMT; encoded by the exons ATGAAGAATAAGAATAAAAAGCAAGAAAATGAAGGTTCGACTCAAAGCAACGCATCAAG CAATTCGGCCTCAGAAGACTCGAACCACTCTGGGTCGGAGTCTGGGAGTCAGTCGGAGAGTGAACAgggcagggagaggagaagatCGCACCACTCTGGAGAGTCCAACAGTTCCTCTGAATCTGGGAGCCAGTCCGGGTCTCAGAGTGAATCCCAGCAGGCCTTAGCAGAGGTCAACGACAAACCACCAGTTAAAAAGAAAGACAATCTGGCAGATGTAAAGAAG ATGTGGGAAGAGCATCCAGATGTCTATGGGGTCAGGCGATCAAATCGCAGTAGGCAAGAACCTGCTCGTCTCAATATTGGAGCTGGG GGTAGCAGTGACTCAGAAGGTGAATGTCCTAAAAGAAAAGTACCACGACAAAAGAAGAAAGA AAATACCTGGAAAGGTGATGACtcggatgatgatgatgatgatgatgatgaggaggaggaggagcaggaagatgATGATGCCAGCAGTGCAGACAGTGAGCATGAAGAGAAAAAAGTTAGATCCAGACGACTTCCTGCTAGAAG ACCACAGACCAAATCATCTACAATCAAAAAACAGCAGCCTCCGAAGGGAAGGAAAACCAGGAAACAAGAGTCATCTGTGGAGGAAGATGATGATGACGACGATGATGAAGATACCCCAAAGAGACAAACCCGGCGAAGGCTGGCTGCCAAAGTCAG TTACAAGGAGGACCAGAATGACTTTGAGACGGATTCTGACGACctgatagagatggagggagctgaGGTAGAGCCGGAAGATGACAGTGAGACCATTGAGAAGATCATGGACACCAGAACAGGCAAAAAAGGAG CCTGTGGTGCTTCCACTACCCAGTATGCTGTGGAGGAAAATGGGGATCCAGGAGCAGACTTTGACCCTGAGAAGGATGAAGGAGAGACCCATTACCTGATCAAGTGGAAAGGCTGGTCCTATATCCACAACACCTGGGAGAGCATCGACTCCCTCCCTCAACAGAAGGTCAAGGGACTCAAGAAACTAGAGAACTTCAAGAAGAAAAACAGTGAGCTCAATGCTTG GTTGAACAAAGCATCCCCTGAGGATTCAGAATACTACAACTGCCAACAAGAGCTAACCACTGACTTAAATAAGCAGTTCCACATTTTGGAAAGAGTCATTG CGACTAAAACCGGGAAGACACAGGGACCCTCTGATTTCCCCT CTCACAGCCACAAGAATGCGTCGTCGTCCAATGAGCCTGAGTACCTGTGTAAGTGGATGGGCCTGCCCTATTCAGAGTGCAGCTGGGAGGATGGAGCTCTGCTGGGGAAGAAGTTCCAGCACTGTATAGACAGCTTCACCAACAGGAACTCCAGCAAAACAGTTCCCTCCAAAGACTGCAAA GTGTTGAAACAGAGGCCCAGATTTGTTGCACTAAAGAAGCAGCCATCGTACATTGGGGATGAGAACCTGCAGCTGAGAGATTACCAGCTAGATGGACTGAACTGGCTGGCTCACTCTTGGTGCAG GTGCAATAGTGTGATCCTGGCTGATGAGATGGGTCTGGGGAAAACCATCCAGACCATCTCGTTCCTGTCCTACATGTTCCACCAGCACCAGCTGTATGGGCCCTCCCTGGTGGTGGTGCCCCTGTCCACCCTCACCTCCTGGCAGAGAGAGTTTGACACCTGGGCCCCCGACATGAACGTGGTGGTCTACCTGGGAGATGTGATGAGCAGAAAATCG ATCCGTGACTATGAGTGGGTATGCCATCAGACAAAGAGAATAAAGTTCAATGCACTTATAACCACGTATGAAATTCTACTGAAAGACAAG GCAGTGTTGGGGAACATAAACTGGGCCTTCCTGGGTGTGGACGAAGCTCACAGGCTGAAGAATGACGACTCCCTGTTGTACAAAACCCTGATCGAGTTCCGGTCCAACCACAGACTTCTAATCACAGGGACGCCACTGCAGAACTCTCTCAAAGAGCTGTGGTCCCTTCTGCACTTCCTCATGCCTGACAA GTTTGAGAATTGGGAAGATTTTGAAAGCGAGCATGGTAAAGGGACTGACAATGGCTACCAGAGCCTCCACAAAGTCCTTGAGCCCTTCCTCCTGAGGCGTGTCAAGAAGGATGTGGAGAAATCCCTGCCTGCTAAGGTAGAACAGATCCTTCGTGTGGACATGTCCGCCGTGCAGAAGCAGTACTACAA GTGGATTCTGACCAGGAACTTCAGAGCCCTGCAGAAAGGCACCCGAGGCAGCTCCTCTGGTTTCCTCAACATCGTCATGGAGCTAAAGAAGTGCACTAACCATGGTTTCCTCATCAAGCAGCCCGAGGAGGAGTGTGACACTCAACAGGAGCACCTGCAG GCGTTGGTGAGGGGCAGTGGGAAGCTGGTGCTACTGGACAAGCTGCTGACCAGACTTCGGGAGAGGGGCAACCGAGTCCTCATCTTCTCCCAGATGGTGCGGATGTTGGACATCCTGGCTGAGTACCTGGCCCTGAAGCGCTACCCATTCCAG CGCCTGGACGGTTCCATAAAGGGAGAAATACGAAAACAGGCACTTGACCACTTTAATGCTGAAGGCTCTGAG GACTTCTGTTTTCTGCTATCCACCAGGGCTGGAGGGCTGGGGATCAACCTGGCATCTGCAGACACTGTGGTCATCTTTGACTCTGACTGGAATCCTCAGAACGACCTGCAGGCTCAGGCCAGGGCTCACAGGATTGGCCAGAAGAAACAG GTGAATATCTATCGCTTGGTCACAAAAGGATCTGTGGAGGAAGACATTATTGAGAGAGCCAAGAAGAAGATGGTTTTGGACCATCTTGTTATTCAGAGAATGGACACCACTGGTCGAACTGTACTGGATAACAACTCTGGAAATTCTAA TTCCAACCCATTCAACAAAGATGAGTTGACTGCCATCCTGAAGTTTGGAGCTGAAGATCTTTTcaaagaggcagagggagaggagactgaacctaCG GAGATGGATATTGATGAGATCTTGCGGTTGGCTGAAACCAGAGAAAGCGACCAGGGATCAAGTGCCACAGATGAGCTTCTCTCTCAGTTCAAG GTGGCCAACTTCTCCAACATGGAGGAGAGTGCTCCAGACCTGGTGGAGCGGACGGTGCCTGACTGGGACGACATCATCCCTGAGGACCAGAGGCGGAAGCTGGAGGAGGAGCAGAAGCAGAAGGAGATGGAGGACGTCTACATGCTGCCCAGGAGCAGGAGCTCCAATAAAAGG GCCCAGGCCAACGACAGTGACAGTGACGTTGGCTCCAAGCTGAAGCACCGCTCTTCAGGCTCTGAGAGCGAGACTGACGACAGCGGTGATGACAAGAAGCCAAAGAGGAGAGGCAGGCCCAGAGCCCGCAAGAACAACGTGGAGGGTTTCACTGATGCAGAGATCCGCAG GTTTATCAAGGCTTACAAGAAATTTGGAGCTCCGCTTGAAAGGCTAGAGTGCATTGCCCGGGACTCTGAGCTGGTGGAAAAATCTCAGGCAGACCTGAAGAGACTGGGAGAGCTGATCCACAACAGTTGTGTGACGGCTGTCCAAGAGCACGAAGAGCACCTCAGAGAGAACCCCAGTGAag CCAAAGGTCCTGGGAAGCGCAGAGGTATAAACATCAAGATCTCAGGAGTGCAGGTCAATGCCAAGTCCATCATTCAGCATGAGGAGGAGTTTGAGCCACTGCACAAAGTTGTGCCAGCTAATCCTGCTGAGAGAAACAA GTTCCAACTGACCTGCAGAGTGAAGGTGCCTCACTTTGACGTGGACTGGGATCTGCAGGATGACACTCAACTGTTGCTGGGGGTCTATGAGCATGGCTACGGCAACTGGGATCTGATGAAGACAGATCCGGATCTCAAACTTGCAGACAAG ATTCTCCCCGGTGACCCAGAAAAGAAACCCCAAGGGAAGCAGTTGCAGGGCAGAACAGACTACCTTCTGAAGATGTTGAAGAAAGAAGTGGACAGTAACGATGTCACTAAGGAGGAG GCCAAAGTGAGGAAGAGGAAGCCTCGGGTGAAGAAAGAGAACAAGGCCCCTAAAGATGAGCAGGGCAATGACATCTCCTCCCCTCGCCTGTCAGACAACCCCTCCGAGGAAGGGGAGGTGAGG gatgACGGGACAGAAAAAACTCCCACAAAGAAGAGACAGAAGAAGAAGGATAACAAAGAGAACAAAGAAAAACAGGGAACTCCTAAAAAAGAGAAAGAGGTGGACAAAGACAAAAAACGTCCCAAGACAAAAAAAGAAAAG GCTAAAGGAGCCAAAGGGAAGAAGCCCCAGGGGCCGGTCCACATTACTGCTGGGAGTGACCCTGTTCCCATTGGAGAGGACGATGACGAGCTGGACCAGGAGACCTTCAGCATA TGTAAGGAGCGCATGAGGCCGGTGAAGAAGGCCCTGAAACAGCTGGATAAGCCTGACGAGGGCCTGTCTGTTCAGGAGCAGCTCCAACACACACGCACCTGCCTGCTGAAGATAGGAGACCGCATCACTGAGTGCCTTAAAGCCTACAGCGACCCAGAGCATGTCAAAACATGGCGTCG GAATCTCTGGATATTTGTGTCCAAGTTCACGGAGTTCGGCGCGAGGAAGCTTCACAAGCTGTACAAGATGGCTCAGAAGAAGCGGTctcaggaggaggag AAGGAGCATAGAAAAAAGGGGGATGACCCGTCGGGCAGGAAGAAGCCTTTCAGAGCAGAGCCGTCAGGTTCCAGTCGAGACTCCACCAGCACCCAGCCATCGTCTAAGTCTCATCCAGGCATGCCTCGCCCCTCTCCCACATCCCCCCATGGTCACCACAGAGAAGGCTACAACAAGTCCAACAACAGACACTTTGGAAATGATG ATCGAGGAGATTGGCAGAGAGATCGTAAATACAACTACCCTGGAAATAGCAACCAGTCCTGGCAAGGCGAGCGACATCATCCATATGATGCCCATCGGTATAAGGACCATCACTATGGCGACCGTCGTCCACGTGAAGACTCCTACCGCAGCAGCTCTAGTAGTTACCGTAGCGGTAGCAGCAACTCCCCTCGGAAGAGGCCATATGACCAGTATGACAACGACCAGGATCACAGGGACCGGCGGGCATATTACGACAG ACATCCAGACGCGAAGCGGAGACGCGGCGATGACTTCCGTCCTCCCCAAGACTTCAGGAGtggaggaggccatccccaggaCTTCAGGGGGAGGATGCTGGAGCAAAGGGGGCCGACAGGGCCAGAACACTTCACCCGGCCCTATCCAGACAACAAACCCCCTCCCCTGCTGGACCCACGGTCCTCACAGGCTCAGAAGTCCCCCCAGGACTCACGCTCGCCAACCGCAGAGCGGACTGCAGAGCAGAAAGCAGCTGGGGCtgatttaaactggaacaacagGATGACATGA